The following is a genomic window from Rana temporaria chromosome 9 unlocalized genomic scaffold, aRanTem1.1 chr9z, whole genome shotgun sequence.
ttcacttttattgatatttattttattttgttccaatattggttattggacaactcacggtgcagttggcgtaccgcatattgggtttttacacacacatatatatatatatataatatatttttttgtaatatctttcgtattgttttcactatttggttggtcagtagcagcaacagccatttttctcatagaagcactgtggcatatggattgtatgctgacacactgatctagatatatgatttaagtttgaaatcactgtgtcacatttgtatgtctcatatatttcttatattttttattgtttgtattcaggttattcacacttgtATCCTGACACTGCCTCTGCCCTGTACCTCTCTGCCCGCCTATTGCTGACCTCGGCCTGTATCCTGACACTGCCTCTGCTCTGTGTTCCTGTACCTCTCTGCCTGCCTATTGCTGACCTCGGCCTGTATCCTGACACTGCCTATGCTCTGTGTTCCTGTACCTCTCTGCCTGCCTGTTGCTGACCTCGGCCTGTACCCTGACACTGCCTATGCTCTGTGTTCCTGTACCTCTCTGCCTGCCTGTTGCTGGTGTGGTGTACGGTTGACTCTCTGTCTTGCCTGGTGTGGTGTAGGGTGTCTGTCTCGTGTGGTGTATAATGGACTCTCTGTGTCTCGTGTGGTGTACGGCggtctctctgtgtctcttgtGGTGTACGGCGGTCTCTCTGTGTCTCGAGTGGTGTACGGCGGTCTCTCTGTGTCTCGCGTGGTGTACGGCGGTCTCTGTGTCTCGTGTGGTGTACGGCGGTCTCTCTGTGTCTCGTGTGGTGTACGGCGGTCTCTGTGTCTCGTGTGGTGTACGACGGTCTCTCTGTGTCTCGTGTGGTGTACGGCGGTCTCTGTGTCTCGTGTGGTGTACGGCGGTCTCTGTGTCTCGCGTGGTGTACGGCGGTCTCTCTCTGTCTCGTGTGGTGTACGGCAGTCTCTCTGTGTCTCGTGTGGTGTACGGCGGTCTCTCTGTGTCTCGTGTGGTGTACGGCGGTCTCTGTGTCTCGTGTTCTGTACGGCGGTCTCTGTGTCTCGTGTGGTGTACGGCGGTCTCTGTGTCTCGTGTGGTGTACGGCggtctctctgtgtctcttgtGGTGTACGGCGGTCTCTCTGTGTCTCGTGTGGTGTATGGCGGTCTCTCTGTGTCTCGTGTGGTGTACGGCGGTCTCTGTGTCTCGTGTGGTGTACGGCGGTCTCTGTGTCTCGTGTGGTGTACGGTGGACTCTCTGTCTCGTGTGGTGTACGGCGGTCTCTCTGTCTCTTGTGGTGTACGGCGGTCTCTGTCTCGTGTGGTGTACGGCGGTCTCTGTGTCTCGCGTGgtgtatggcggtctctgtgtCTCGTGTGGTGTACGGCGGTCTCTGTGTCTCGTGTGGTGTACGGCGGTCTCTGTGTCTCGTGTGGTGTACGGCGGTCTCTGTGTCTCGTGTGGTGTACGGCGGTCTCTGTGTCTCGCGTGGTGTACGGCGGTCTCTGTGTCTCGCGTGGTGTACGGCGGTCTCTGTGTCTCGTGTGgtgtatggcggtctctgtgtCTCGTGTGGTGTACGgtggactctgtgtcccgtgtggtgtatggcggtctctgtgtCTCGTGTGGTGTACGGCGGTCTCTGTGTCTCGTGTGgtgtatggcggtctctgtgtCTCGTGTGGTGTACGGCGGTCTCTCTGTCTCGTGTGGTGTACGGCGGTCTCTGTGTCTCGTGTGGTGTACGGCGGTCTCTCTGTCTCGTGTGGTGAACGGCGGTCTCTGTGTCTCGTGTGGTGTACGGCggtctctctgtgtctcttgtGGTGTACGGCGGTCTCTCTGTGTCTCGAGTGGTGTACGGCGGTCTCTGTGTCTCGCGTGGTGTACGGCGGTCTCTCTCTGTCTCGCGTGgtgtatggcggtctctgtgtCTCGTGTGGTGTACGGCGGTCTCTGTGTCTCGTGTGGTGTACGGCGGTCTCTGTGTCTCGCGTGGTGTACGGCGGTCTCTGTGTCTCGCGTGGTGTACGGCGGTCTCTGTGTCTCGTGTGgtgtatggcggtctctgtgtCTCGTGTGGTGTACGgtggactctgtgtcccgtgtggtgtatggcggtctctgtgtCTCGTGTGGTGTACGGCGGTCTCTGTGTCTCGTGTGGTGTACGGCGGTCTCTGTGTTTCGTGTGGTGTACGGCGGTCTCTCTGTGTCTCCTGTGGTGTATGACGGTCTCTGTGTCTCGTGTGGTGTACGGCGGTCTCTGTGTCCCGTGTGGTGTACGGCGGTCTCTGTGTCTCGCGTGGTGTACGGCGGTCTCTGTGTCTCGCGTGGTGTACGGCGGTCTCTGTGTCTCGCGTGGTGTACGGCGGTCTCTGTGTCTCGTGTGgtgtatggcggtctctgtgtCTCATGTGGTGTACGGTGGACTCTCTGTCTCGCGTGGTGTACGGTGGACTCTGTGTCTCGCGTGGTGTAcggcggtctctctctctctcagtagCTTGATGAATTGTTCTTGTTTTTCAGGTGAAGgaactctctctgtctctctcgctctctctctctgtctgtctctctctctctctctctgtgtctctctctctctgtctgtgtctctctctctctctgtctgtgtctctctctctctctctgtctgtgtctctctctctctctctctctctctctctatctctctctctctctctttctgtctgtgtgtctctctctctctctctctctctctctctgtctctctctcggtgtctctctgtctctctctctctctccctctctctctctctctctctctgtctctctctctctctctctcggtgtctctctgtctctctctctgtgtctctctctctctctctctctctctccctctctctctcagtcacCAGGATGTTGTCGGAGGCGTTCCTCAGCACCGTCCTCTATGAGAAGGTGATGggcgggatctctggtccggatGAAACACAGAAGAAGACTTCCCTGAATTGCCCCCATAATGCCGTGCGCCGCGCAGAGGAGCGCCGTTCCTGCAAGGTGATACCCCTCGGGGGTGGAGCCTGGGGCGGAGACACGCTGGCCCCTAGCGGTAGTCCCGACTTGTACACCTCGTGGTCCAGCAACTACGCCAACCTCTACAAGAACTACCCGGACCTCCACATCGGAGGAGACCACATCCTGAAGAGGGAGGACTCCGGCTGTGTCCTGGAGTGTGAGGACGGCCCAGTGCTGCTCTCAGTGGACATTGACAGCGGCAGTCCTCCCACCCACCTCCCGGAAGGACCTCCAGAAGGGGGCGCTCTACGCAGTGAGGACGGCCACGCCTTACCTCCCTTCTCCAACTCCGCCCTCAATGGCTTCCTGGAGAAGAAGATGCAGGAGCTCTACAAACAATGCTACGAGGAGACGCTGGGGGCCAACGCCGGCTCCTCCAATCCCGGCTGGCCCTACGTCCTCATGGTCAACCTCAACCAGATGAGTCTGATGGTGTCCCAGGAGCAGAACATGGACCAGGCCAAGGCCAGAGAGGCCATACTGCAGTACCTGTACAGCGCCACCAGCTCTGAGTTTGTTACCCCCGTCCTCCACATCTCCAGCCAGGGCAACAAGAAGAGATCCGGCACTTTGTCCAAGAAGCTCCGCCCCTAAAAATATGGCCGTTCGTCATACTGCAAGGCTCTTATGGCATAACGACCGGAGGTCAGAACTAAAATTCAAAGACCTTTCCCCAtaggatgacccccccccccctcatatatgAGGACATAAAGACCtggacactagggggcgctgctcCTCCACAGCAAACATCATAGAAAGCCGATCAATGAACTGAATGACCGTTTTCTTATTGATTATTAATTCAAGCTGTAATCTGATAATACTAAATAATAAAACCTTCCCGTTTTCATTACATGCTTCATacactgtgatgtcatcactaGGTCTCTAAACCTCTACATACCTCATCTTATacactgtgatgtcatcaccggGTCTCTAAACCTCTACATACCTCATCTTATacactgtgatgtcatcaccgggtctctgtgcaatgcaggcagatcatggctggtgggaggggccagctggGTGCTGTAAAAAGCAGAAACCAGGACGGCGCTCGTCCAATAGTATGAAGAAGGGTGTCGCATGTCACTCTATGGGAAGTATTGATAAAGGGACaatgacccctcccccacatctgtCTGAGGATCTGGGGGGTGATCTTggcgactttaaaaaaaagttctaaaattCCGAAGGAAATGACGAGATCTGTACTTCTGTTATTCCACCCGCCATCCCCTCCCCCACAACTTCCCCTTctgtcacctatacagtatatatagtatatacagagagagagtcacctatacggtatatataatatatacagagagagagagtcacccatacagtatatataatatatacagagagagagagtcacctatacagtatatataatatatacagagagagagagtcacctatacagtatatataatatatacagagagagagagtcacctatacagtatatatactatatacacagagtcacctatacagtatatataatatatacagtgaggggggaaTAACGATCGTCTCCCCcttacatagaaatgaagggtctatcatttttattttatatgatggagacagaatatcaaccaaactcCAGAGAagtcacatgatacaaatgttatacatggaggaagataagtatttgacccccccgaccaacaataattctccccccacagactggctacaggggGCGCTCATGTGGTGTATATATggggagtatatagagagtgtatatagtatatatggggtatatagaggatgtatatatatggggggtatATACGGGGTATACAGAGACTGGCTACAGGGGGCGCTCATGTGGTGTATATATggggagtatatagagagtgtatatagtatatatggggtatatagaggatgtatatatatggggggtatATACGGGGTatacacagactggctacaggggGCGCTCATGTGGTGTATATATggggagtatatagagagtgtatatagtatatatggggtatatagaggatgtatatatatggggggtatATACGGGGTatacacagactggctacagggggcgctcatgtggtacacagatcagTCCTGTCAATGTAAGAtgacaactcgttatgtgtatagAAGACTCccgtccacagaatctctttcctccaatcacatctcaccatcatgggggagaccagtggcggctggtgctcaaattttttggggggggtgcaaaaaaaattgcagcctcactgtgcccatcaaatgcagccactgtgccaattgtcaccactgtgccctttaattgtcaccactgtgccctttaattgtcaccactgtgccctttaattgtcgccactgtgccctttaattgtcgccactgtgccctttaattgtcgccactgtgccctttaattgtcaccactgtgccctttgtcgcctctgtgcccattgtagcccattgtcgcctctgtgccctgtaaaatgcacttacctttctgcttccacgtccctcgatgtcctctcccgccctccatgacacttcagccaatcaggttactgataaccagaatcggtgaacctgattggctgagacggctgtcagtcttatccaagggacgcagcccccgtaaattccgaggataagacatccgggagacgaggggctgtactcggaaagactattagagccgctggctctgatgggcacttccgcacagccaaccagctgccgttattcagatatccggcgccctatgtccggccatctctgaatagaccagcggcagcaatgcatgaatgtatgttatttgcgtgagccagagggggcggggctgcaGAATGACATTCTAAATGTCTTAaagggaagtttttttttatgactacatgAGGGGGGCGgtgcccaggcgccccctatggacgggccgccactgggggaGACCAAAGATCTGTCAGAGGATGTCGGGGAGAAGATCGGAGAtcggcacaaggctggaatgggctacaagaccctcAGCAAGAATCTCGGTGAGAAGAGACGACTGTTGGATCGattattattcacaaatggaagaaatacaaaatttcCATCGATCGTCCTCCTCGGAAGATTTCTCCTCATGGGGTGAGGAtggtcatgagaaaagtgagggatccgcccagaactacatgggaggagcttgtaaAGGATCTCAGTTGGGACCCCAGTCACCAAATACACCATTGGTGACACAACACACCGCCATGGATTGGAATCCTGCAGCCCCCGCAGGGCCCCCCCTCAGGAAGACACAAGTACAGAACGTCTGACGTCTCCAACGATCGTCTAAATGATtgagagaagatcgggagaaagttctgaggtcagagaagatcgggagaaagttctgaggtcagagaagatcgggagaaagttctgaggtcagagaagatcgggggaaagttctgagaTCAGAGcagatcgggggaaagttctgaggtcagagaagatcgggaggaagttctgaggtcagagaagatcgggagaaagttctgaggtcagagaagatcaggagaaagttctgaggtcagagaagatcgggagaaagttctgaggtcagagaagatcgggagaaagttctgaggtcagagaagatcgggagaaagttctgaggtcagagaagatcgggagaaagttctgaggtcagagaagatcgggggaaagttctgagaTCAGAGcagatcgggggaaagttctgaggtcagagaagatcgggaggaagttctgaggtcagagaagatcgggagaaagttctgaggtcagagaagatcgggagaaagttctgaggtcagagaagatcgggagaaagttctgaggtcagagaagatcgggagaaagttctgaggttagagaagatcgggggaaagttctgagaTCAGAGcagatcgggggaaagttctgaggtcagagaagatcgggaggaagttctgaggtcagagaagatcggaagaaagttctgaggtcagagaagatcgggaggaagttctgaggtcagagaagatcgggggaaagttgtgaggtcagagaagatcgggagaaagttctgaggtcagagaagatcgggagaaagttctg
Proteins encoded in this region:
- the LOC120921958 gene encoding TLR adapter interacting with SLC15A4 on the lysosome-like, with the translated sequence MLSEAFLSTVLYEKVMGGISGPDETQKKTSLNCPHNAVRRAEERRSCKVIPLGGGAWGGDTLAPSGSPDLYTSWSSNYANLYKNYPDLHIGGDHILKREDSGCVLECEDGPVLLSVDIDSGSPPTHLPEGPPEGGALRSEDGHALPPFSNSALNGFLEKKMQELYKQCYEETLGANAGSSNPGWPYVLMVNLNQMSLMVSQEQNMDQAKAREAILQYLYSATSSEFVTPVLHISSQGNKKRSGTLSKKLRP